A genome region from Rhodopseudomonas boonkerdii includes the following:
- a CDS encoding ABC transporter substrate-binding protein, which yields MNRREFAKLMGVSAVALSGIPLGITRAAGQTKGGTLNTIIQPEPPILVTALNQQQPTLTLGGKIYESLLRYGPDLKPMPGLAQSWEVSPDGLTYTFKLFPNITFHDGKPLTSEDVVFSMTKMLPETHARARAIYSRIERAETPDPLTVIFKLKAPFAPFLTALDCTTGPIVPKHIYDGSDYRKNPANAQAIGSGPFKLKEWVKGSHVHLVRHEGYYRKDEPYLDEVIYRVIPDAASRSVALEQGKIQLTQWNDIEFYDVARLSKLPNYEMTTKGYEYFAPHQWLELNNRVKPMDDKRFRQAIAHALDLKSMAARVYFGMPKIATGPVSSKTRFYEKDVKRYDYSVEKAKALLDEMGLKPGPDGKRVTLKYLIPPYGEVYQRAGEFIRQSLGRAGIDIQLENTDVGGWAEKFSNWDYEITGNLVYQYGDPALGVSRTYISSNIKKGILFSNTAGYSNPEVDRLFDEAASTIDEAKRQELYSKVQKILVEDVPVVWMFEAAYPTFIDKRLKNVTSTGVGVHESFSSVYFG from the coding sequence ATGAACAGGCGTGAATTCGCAAAGTTGATGGGTGTCAGCGCGGTGGCTCTCTCGGGCATTCCGTTGGGCATAACGCGAGCTGCCGGGCAGACCAAGGGCGGTACGCTCAACACCATCATCCAGCCGGAGCCGCCGATTCTGGTCACCGCGTTGAACCAGCAGCAGCCGACCCTCACGCTGGGCGGCAAGATTTATGAGAGCCTGCTGCGCTACGGCCCCGATCTCAAGCCGATGCCCGGACTCGCGCAGTCCTGGGAGGTCTCGCCAGATGGCCTGACCTATACATTCAAGCTCTTCCCCAACATCACTTTCCACGACGGCAAGCCGCTGACGTCGGAAGACGTTGTGTTCTCCATGACCAAGATGCTGCCGGAGACGCATGCCCGTGCGCGTGCGATTTATTCGCGCATCGAAAGGGCCGAGACGCCGGATCCGCTCACTGTGATCTTCAAGCTCAAGGCCCCGTTTGCTCCGTTCCTTACCGCGCTCGACTGCACCACCGGTCCGATCGTGCCGAAGCATATCTATGACGGCTCGGATTATCGCAAGAATCCGGCGAATGCCCAGGCGATCGGCTCGGGTCCGTTCAAGCTCAAGGAATGGGTCAAGGGCTCGCATGTTCATCTCGTGCGCCACGAAGGTTATTATCGCAAGGACGAACCGTATCTCGACGAGGTCATCTATCGCGTTATTCCGGACGCCGCCTCGCGCTCGGTGGCGCTGGAGCAGGGCAAGATCCAGCTTACGCAGTGGAACGATATCGAGTTCTATGATGTCGCACGCCTGTCGAAGCTGCCGAATTACGAGATGACCACCAAGGGCTACGAGTATTTCGCCCCGCATCAGTGGCTGGAGCTCAACAACCGCGTCAAGCCGATGGACGACAAACGTTTCCGTCAGGCCATCGCCCATGCGCTCGATCTGAAGTCGATGGCAGCACGCGTTTATTTCGGCATGCCGAAGATCGCAACCGGCCCGGTGTCGTCGAAGACCAGGTTCTACGAGAAAGATGTCAAGCGCTACGACTACTCCGTCGAGAAAGCCAAGGCGTTGCTGGACGAAATGGGTCTCAAGCCCGGTCCCGACGGCAAGCGCGTTACGTTGAAATATTTGATCCCGCCTTATGGCGAGGTCTATCAGCGTGCCGGCGAGTTCATTCGTCAGTCGCTCGGTCGCGCCGGCATCGACATCCAGTTGGAGAACACCGATGTTGGCGGCTGGGCCGAGAAATTCTCGAATTGGGATTACGAGATCACCGGAAATCTCGTCTATCAGTACGGCGATCCGGCGCTCGGTGTGTCGCGCACGTACATCTCATCAAACATCAAGAAGGGCATCCTGTTCTCGAACACCGCCGGCTATTCCAATCCTGAAGTCGACCGACTCTTCGACGAGGCTGCGTCGACTATCGACGAAGCGAAACGCCAGGAACTCTACAGCAAGGTGCAGAAGATCCTGGTCGAGGACGTGCCTGTGGTCTGGATGTTCGAAGCAGCTTATCCGACCTTCATCGACAAGCGCCTGAAGAACGTCACTTCGACCGGCGTCGGCGTGCATGAGTCGTTCAGCTCGGTGTATTTCGGATGA
- a CDS encoding ABC transporter permease, with translation MSSAAINKGGRAGAVALALASWVVKFVAVVLVIATFNFILVHAAPGDPAQVIAGQSGASDEKLLEQLRAEYGLDKPYPVQLANYLGRVLTLDLGYSYRQQRTVASLILERLPATLLLTATAFILALISGIFLGTLAGIRAGKWSDTLLTIVSLLLYATPVFWLGLMLVLLFAVELDWLPAFGYATIGVQMTTFERMLDIGKHMILPVVSLAAVYLAIYTRLMRSSVLDVTHQDFIKTAKAKGLKQGAIIIRHILRNAMLPIVTVAGMQAGALVGGAVVIETVFAWPGLGRLIYDALLQRDYPVLLGVFLVMSVIVIALNLLTDAIYRMIDPRVSVRAAS, from the coding sequence ATGAGTTCGGCTGCAATCAACAAGGGCGGCCGTGCTGGCGCGGTCGCTCTCGCCCTTGCGAGTTGGGTAGTGAAATTCGTCGCGGTGGTGCTCGTCATCGCGACGTTCAACTTCATTCTTGTTCATGCAGCCCCTGGCGATCCCGCTCAGGTCATCGCGGGTCAGAGTGGCGCGTCTGACGAAAAATTGCTGGAGCAGCTCCGCGCCGAATACGGTCTGGACAAGCCCTATCCAGTGCAGCTCGCGAACTATCTCGGGCGTGTGCTCACCCTGGACCTCGGCTATTCCTATCGCCAGCAACGCACGGTGGCGTCGCTGATCCTGGAACGTTTGCCGGCCACGCTGCTGCTCACGGCGACCGCATTCATTCTGGCGCTGATCTCGGGCATCTTTCTCGGCACCCTCGCTGGCATTCGCGCCGGCAAGTGGTCGGATACGCTACTCACTATCGTGTCCCTTCTGCTGTATGCAACGCCCGTATTCTGGCTTGGCCTGATGCTGGTGCTGCTATTCGCTGTCGAACTCGATTGGCTACCGGCATTTGGCTACGCCACTATCGGCGTGCAGATGACGACGTTCGAGCGCATGCTCGACATTGGCAAGCACATGATCCTGCCGGTTGTCTCGCTGGCCGCCGTGTATCTGGCGATCTATACGCGCCTGATGCGTTCGTCGGTGCTTGACGTCACCCATCAGGACTTCATCAAGACCGCCAAGGCTAAGGGCCTGAAGCAGGGCGCCATCATCATCCGCCATATTCTGCGCAACGCGATGCTTCCGATCGTGACGGTGGCCGGCATGCAAGCCGGTGCGTTGGTCGGCGGGGCGGTGGTGATCGAGACCGTGTTCGCCTGGCCTGGACTCGGCCGTCTCATCTATGACGCGCTGCTGCAGCGCGATTATCCGGTGCTGCTCGGTGTGTTCCTGGTGATGTCAGTGATCGTGATCGCACTCAACCTTCTGACCGACGCGATTTACCGGATGATCGATCCGCGTGTCTCCGTGCGTGCGGCATCGTGA
- a CDS encoding ABC transporter permease gives MTTFKAFLRHPTGMIGLFILLCVVLLAVSAPWLFPDDPWDMVGAPFQPPLSEGLWLGSDMLGRDVAAGIAHGARISLIIGVVSTLTSLIIGVTIGAIAGYFGGKVDEVMMRLTELFQTIPGFVLAILLVATLGPKISNVIFAIGIVSWPPLARLTRAEFMRLRGREFVQAAVCQGQRAITVVLRRILPNAISPIIVTGSLAVASAILIESALSFMGLGDPNLMSWGFMIGAARTVIRQAWWMSVFPGLAILLTVLAINLVGEGLNDVMNPRISRRR, from the coding sequence ATGACGACCTTCAAAGCTTTTCTCCGTCACCCCACCGGAATGATCGGCCTGTTCATTCTGCTCTGCGTGGTACTCCTCGCGGTGTCTGCGCCATGGCTGTTCCCCGACGATCCCTGGGATATGGTCGGTGCGCCGTTCCAGCCCCCGCTCAGCGAGGGACTCTGGCTTGGCTCCGATATGCTCGGCCGCGACGTCGCGGCCGGCATCGCCCATGGTGCCCGCATCTCGCTGATCATCGGCGTGGTGTCGACCCTGACTTCCTTGATCATCGGCGTCACCATCGGCGCCATCGCGGGTTATTTTGGCGGCAAGGTCGATGAGGTCATGATGCGCCTCACCGAACTCTTCCAGACGATTCCGGGTTTCGTGCTGGCGATCCTGCTGGTGGCGACGCTGGGACCGAAGATTTCCAATGTGATCTTTGCGATCGGCATCGTCAGCTGGCCGCCGCTCGCGCGCCTGACGCGTGCGGAATTCATGCGCCTGCGTGGCCGTGAATTCGTGCAGGCCGCGGTGTGTCAGGGGCAGCGTGCGATCACCGTGGTGCTTCGCCGTATCCTGCCCAACGCGATCTCACCGATCATCGTCACTGGTTCGCTAGCTGTCGCCAGTGCAATCCTGATCGAGAGTGCGCTCAGCTTCATGGGCCTCGGCGATCCCAATCTGATGTCCTGGGGTTTCATGATCGGTGCCGCGCGCACGGTGATCCGTCAGGCATGGTGGATGAGCGTGTTTCCCGGCCTCGCCATCCTGCTCACCGTGCTCGCCATCAATCTCGTGGGTGAAGGTCTCAACGACGTCATGAACCCGCGCATTTCACGTAGGCGATAA
- a CDS encoding dipeptide ABC transporter ATP-binding protein — protein sequence MTDNTLLAIENLAISLPSGADRAFAVEGVSFNVNRNEIVCLVGESGSGKSMTAHAILRLLPDRTGIAQGSVKFDGQDVAKAEEATMRKLRGGAISMIFQEPLSALNPLARVGQQIAESIVTHAKPALSREAVDARVQELIKAVGLPDPVALARSFPFQLSGGQRQRIMIAMAMANNPALLLADEPTTALDVTTQKQILALVKKLQAERGMGVLLITHDFGVVADVADRVVVMRNGRVVEQGTVDEVLRNPKDDYTKSLIAAVPGGRSLNAADRKITGEPILDAVGLNKTFITKQGMFLPPRRTDAVQNISLALQARETVAIVGESGSGKSTLGRLIMRLVEPDTGSVKFSGSDLLAQRGENLRQMRRKIQIVFQDPFAALDPRQKVGDAIAGGPIAYGTPARQAMADAKKLLVRVGLQESAAERYPHEFSGGQRQRICIARALALKPQVLVADEAVSALDVSVQAQVLKLLAELREEMNLAMIFITHDLRVAAEIADRIVVMRRGEIVEQGPTQTIFENPGNDYTRALLDAIPGQRMFAGPGMKAAAIA from the coding sequence ATGACCGATAACACTCTCCTCGCCATCGAGAACCTCGCCATCAGTCTGCCGTCGGGCGCGGATCGCGCCTTCGCGGTCGAGGGCGTGTCCTTCAACGTCAACCGTAACGAGATCGTTTGTCTCGTCGGCGAGTCCGGCTCGGGCAAGTCGATGACGGCGCATGCGATCCTGCGCCTGCTGCCGGATCGCACCGGCATCGCGCAGGGCTCCGTCAAGTTCGATGGTCAGGACGTCGCAAAGGCCGAAGAAGCCACCATGCGCAAACTGCGCGGCGGTGCGATCTCCATGATCTTCCAGGAACCGCTCAGCGCGCTCAATCCGCTTGCCCGTGTCGGCCAGCAGATTGCAGAGTCGATCGTCACACACGCCAAGCCAGCCCTATCCAGGGAAGCCGTCGATGCTCGTGTGCAGGAACTGATCAAGGCCGTCGGTCTGCCGGATCCCGTGGCGCTCGCGCGCAGCTTCCCGTTCCAGCTCTCGGGCGGTCAGCGTCAGCGCATCATGATCGCGATGGCCATGGCGAACAATCCGGCGCTGCTGCTGGCGGACGAGCCGACCACCGCGCTCGACGTCACCACTCAGAAGCAAATTCTCGCCTTGGTGAAGAAGCTGCAAGCTGAGCGCGGCATGGGCGTGCTGCTGATCACCCATGACTTCGGTGTCGTCGCCGATGTGGCCGACCGCGTCGTCGTGATGCGCAATGGTCGCGTCGTCGAGCAGGGCACGGTGGATGAAGTGCTGCGCAATCCGAAGGACGATTACACTAAGAGTCTGATCGCAGCCGTTCCCGGCGGCCGCTCGCTCAATGCGGCCGACCGCAAGATCACGGGCGAACCGATCCTGGATGCGGTCGGTCTCAACAAGACCTTCATCACAAAACAGGGCATGTTTCTGCCCCCGCGTCGTACGGACGCCGTGCAGAATATCTCGCTTGCGTTGCAGGCGCGCGAGACGGTGGCGATCGTCGGCGAGTCCGGTTCGGGCAAGTCGACCCTTGGCCGTCTGATCATGCGTCTGGTCGAGCCGGATACCGGATCGGTGAAGTTCTCCGGTTCCGATCTGTTGGCGCAACGTGGTGAAAATCTTCGACAGATGCGCCGCAAGATCCAGATCGTATTCCAAGATCCGTTTGCGGCGCTCGATCCGCGGCAGAAGGTGGGGGATGCCATTGCCGGCGGTCCGATTGCCTATGGCACGCCCGCCCGGCAGGCGATGGCGGATGCCAAGAAGCTGCTGGTTCGCGTCGGTCTGCAGGAAAGTGCGGCTGAACGCTATCCGCACGAGTTCTCGGGCGGCCAGCGCCAGCGCATCTGCATCGCGCGTGCGCTAGCCCTGAAGCCGCAGGTGCTGGTGGCGGACGAAGCGGTATCGGCGCTCGACGTGTCGGTACAGGCGCAGGTGCTCAAACTGCTCGCCGAGCTGCGCGAGGAGATGAATCTGGCCATGATCTTCATCACCCACGATCTCCGCGTCGCCGCCGAAATTGCCGACCGCATCGTCGTGATGCGTCGCGGTGAGATCGTCGAGCAGGGCCCGACGCAGACGATCTTCGAGAATCCGGGCAACGACTATACCCGTGCATTGCTCGATGCGATCCCGGGACAGCGCATGTTCGCCGGCCCCGGAATGAAAGCAGCCGCGATCGCCTGA
- a CDS encoding Bug family tripartite tricarboxylate transporter substrate binding protein has product MRIKAVHIAMLAAMAGFSTIAGNAHAQGWPQKQITFIVPFAAGGGTDAFARPLAAQLDSQLGKRVIIENRAGAGGTVGASAAAKAAPDGYTFFMGAAHHAIAPSLYPNLDYDIEKDFIPVALISRPPQVVVVNPDKVQAKTLGEFIAFAKANPDKLSYGSAGAGTTHHLAGELFKILTQSKIQHVPYRGAGPAMQDLIAGHVPVVFDGLGSSAAPIRAGQLRALAIAAPKRVPAFPDIPTAAEAGLQNYEVATWYGLFAPKGTPADIIERMKKELKEALQTTAIKDAWERNGSDVPDVAGPEFGKMVSADVARWRKVVTEAGVKLD; this is encoded by the coding sequence GTGCGGATCAAAGCCGTTCATATCGCCATGCTCGCTGCCATGGCTGGCTTTTCAACCATTGCCGGCAATGCGCACGCTCAGGGCTGGCCGCAAAAGCAGATCACCTTTATCGTGCCATTTGCAGCTGGTGGCGGAACCGACGCGTTTGCGCGGCCACTCGCCGCCCAGCTCGATAGCCAGCTCGGCAAGCGGGTGATCATCGAAAACCGCGCTGGCGCGGGCGGCACGGTCGGCGCATCCGCTGCGGCAAAAGCGGCACCGGACGGCTATACGTTCTTCATGGGTGCGGCGCACCATGCGATCGCGCCATCACTCTATCCCAATCTCGATTATGATATCGAAAAGGACTTCATCCCGGTGGCGCTGATTTCACGGCCGCCGCAGGTGGTGGTGGTCAATCCGGACAAGGTACAGGCCAAGACGCTCGGCGAATTCATCGCCTTTGCCAAGGCCAATCCGGACAAGCTCTCTTACGGCTCTGCCGGCGCCGGCACCACGCATCATCTCGCCGGTGAATTGTTCAAGATCCTCACCCAGTCCAAGATCCAGCATGTCCCCTATCGTGGCGCAGGCCCCGCCATGCAGGATCTGATCGCAGGTCATGTCCCGGTCGTTTTCGACGGCCTCGGCTCATCGGCTGCCCCGATCCGTGCCGGTCAATTGCGCGCCCTCGCCATCGCCGCGCCGAAGCGCGTGCCGGCTTTCCCTGATATTCCGACAGCCGCAGAAGCTGGACTGCAGAACTACGAAGTCGCTACCTGGTACGGACTGTTCGCGCCGAAAGGCACACCGGCAGACATCATCGAGCGCATGAAAAAGGAACTGAAGGAAGCGCTGCAGACAACGGCGATCAAGGATGCGTGGGAGCGCAACGGCTCCGACGTGCCGGATGTCGCCGGTCCGGAATTTGGTAAAATGGTCTCAGCCGATGTCGCCCGCTGGCGCAAGGTCGTGACAGAGGCCGGCGTCAAACTGGACTGA
- a CDS encoding GntR family transcriptional regulator, with amino-acid sequence MNDVTSRPVLRTRFKPKRLKLAADTPARPLDRMSLHHQLLARVREMIVEGELQAGAPLPERMLCETFAVSRTPLREAFKILASEGLIELRPHRTPVVTPIDCNEIADSFSVMVALDRIAGHAAVTLATDTDIDRLDHMHRQLVELHRAAERVAYFRLNQDIHIEITRLAGNPVLLNIWTTLNVNIYRARAAANTDAGRWDASVQEHEAFMELMRARDPDGFSAALSEHTRKTGDAVLTALGNASRKPV; translated from the coding sequence ATGAATGACGTCACGTCGCGCCCTGTGCTCCGCACGCGCTTCAAGCCCAAGCGGCTGAAGCTTGCCGCCGATACGCCTGCGCGCCCACTCGATCGGATGTCGCTGCATCACCAGTTGCTCGCCCGGGTTCGCGAAATGATCGTCGAAGGTGAGTTGCAGGCCGGTGCGCCACTCCCCGAACGGATGCTGTGTGAGACATTCGCCGTGTCGCGGACCCCGCTACGCGAGGCCTTCAAAATTCTGGCGTCCGAAGGGCTCATCGAACTGCGCCCGCATCGTACACCGGTGGTGACCCCGATCGATTGCAACGAAATCGCAGACAGTTTCTCGGTCATGGTGGCGCTGGACCGCATCGCCGGCCATGCGGCGGTGACCTTGGCAACGGACACCGACATCGATCGCCTGGATCATATGCATCGACAGCTGGTCGAACTGCATCGCGCAGCCGAACGCGTCGCCTACTTCCGGCTCAATCAGGACATCCATATCGAGATCACAAGACTCGCCGGCAATCCGGTCCTTCTCAATATCTGGACCACGCTCAATGTGAATATCTATCGTGCCCGTGCCGCAGCCAACACCGATGCGGGACGATGGGACGCATCCGTGCAGGAACATGAAGCATTCATGGAACTGATGCGCGCACGCGACCCCGACGGGTTTTCGGCGGCGCTCAGCGAGCATACGCGCAAGACTGGAGATGCGGTGCTCACAGCACTTGGAAACGCCTCCCGCAAGCCCGTTTGA
- a CDS encoding ABC transporter substrate-binding protein: protein MRKFISGLFVLLALSLSAPAAFSQSEPVIKVGFAKCAHCTPMSLTPQYAKGVKIDAIAFNTGTDALTALVSKNIDVAQATYLHYAIALDKGFDVVAISGQVNGGSAMLVANDLAVTPNDWASLKKAIADFKAAGKPFRVAASRGNAQDIHMRGAFAKEGIDINKDVQFVNIPNPSDHLQALRRGEVELICTVEPFATQILQNKAAKLFGLPYDQAAGKLTNIILTRSDVVKDKPKQLEEVVRAVVKVGDFIAADKPALIDVISKITGLDKSVAAGAVDNLDPDPKLYRASARAIAVMMRDLKYINADVSAAVEKNMDYQFLEAVTGKPKTALGY, encoded by the coding sequence ATGCGGAAGTTCATTTCTGGTCTCTTTGTCTTGCTTGCCTTGTCGTTGTCGGCTCCGGCCGCGTTTTCTCAATCCGAGCCGGTGATCAAGGTCGGCTTTGCGAAATGTGCGCATTGCACGCCGATGTCGCTGACGCCGCAATATGCCAAGGGCGTGAAAATCGACGCGATCGCCTTCAACACGGGAACCGATGCGCTGACCGCTTTGGTGTCGAAGAATATCGACGTCGCGCAGGCCACCTACCTGCACTATGCCATTGCGCTCGATAAGGGCTTCGATGTCGTGGCCATTTCCGGGCAGGTGAATGGCGGCTCGGCCATGCTGGTGGCCAATGATCTGGCAGTCACGCCGAATGACTGGGCGTCGCTGAAGAAGGCCATCGCGGATTTCAAGGCGGCCGGTAAGCCGTTCCGCGTCGCTGCCTCGCGGGGCAATGCGCAGGACATCCATATGCGCGGCGCCTTCGCCAAAGAAGGCATCGACATCAACAAGGATGTGCAGTTCGTCAATATTCCCAATCCGTCCGATCACCTGCAGGCGCTGCGCCGCGGCGAGGTCGAGCTGATCTGCACGGTCGAGCCTTTCGCGACGCAGATCCTGCAGAACAAGGCGGCCAAGCTGTTCGGGCTCCCTTACGATCAGGCGGCCGGCAAGCTGACCAACATCATTCTCACCCGCTCTGATGTCGTGAAGGACAAGCCGAAGCAGCTTGAGGAGGTCGTGCGCGCGGTCGTCAAAGTCGGTGATTTCATTGCGGCCGACAAGCCTGCCCTGATCGACGTGATTTCGAAGATCACCGGCCTCGACAAGAGCGTTGCGGCCGGCGCGGTCGACAACCTCGATCCGGATCCGAAGCTGTATCGCGCCTCGGCCCGCGCCATCGCCGTCATGATGCGCGACCTGAAATACATCAATGCCGACGTGTCCGCCGCGGTCGAGAAGAACATGGACTACCAGTTTCTCGAAGCCGTGACCGGCAAGCCGAAGACCGCGCTTGGTTACTGA